One Glycine soja cultivar W05 chromosome 2, ASM419377v2, whole genome shotgun sequence genomic region harbors:
- the LOC114375109 gene encoding uncharacterized protein LOC114375109, producing the protein MTLFEEEVEDEDKDKWIMWFDGASNALGHRVGAVLVSPDEQYIPFMTRLGFQCTNNIAEYEACTHGIQVAIDFKVKLLKVYGDSALVIHQLKGEWETRDHKLVPYQAYIRKLIEFFDDISFHYIPREENQMVDAFATLASMFQLSPHGDLPYIEFRCPGKPAHCCLIEEEKDGKPWYFDIKRYIEDK; encoded by the coding sequence atgaccttgttcGAAGAGGAAGTAGAGGATGAAGACAAGGACAAATGGATTATGTGGTTTGACGGGGCGTCTAATGCACTAGGCCATAgggttggggcagtgttggtttCCCCAGACGAACAATATATACCTTTCATGACTAGGTTGGGTTTCCAATGCACAAACAACATAGCTGAGTATGAGGCGTGCACCCATGGGATCCAAGTGGCAATCGACTTCAAGGTCAAATTACTCAAGGTATACGGGGACTCGGCTTTGGTAATTCACCAGCTGAAGGGTGAATGGGAGACCAGAGACCATAAATTGGTGCCTTACCAGGCTTACATCAGGAAGTTGATAGAATTCTTCGATGACATATCCTTTCATTATATTCCTAGAGAGGAAAATCAGATGGTCGACGCCTTTGCCACACTAGCATCCATGTTTCAGCTAAGCCCGCACGGAGATTTGCCATACATCGAATTTAGATGTCCTGGCAAGCCTGCACATTGCTGCTTAATAGAAGAAGAGAAggatggtaagccttggtacTTCGATATCAAACGATACATCGAAGACAAGTAG
- the LOC114375129 gene encoding uncharacterized protein LOC114375129 — protein MRLNAYESSRIYKQKMKAYHDKKLQRQDFQPGQQVFLFNFRLRLFPGKLKSKWSGPFVIKEVRPHGAVELMDPTGDNREGRWIVIGQRLKIYNAEQLERLTSIDYLKDP, from the coding sequence ATGAGACTAAACGCCTATGAGTCCTCTAGAATTTATAAGCAAAAGATGAAGGCGTATCATGACAAGAAATTGCAGAGACAAGACTTCCAGCCAGGCCAACAAGTTTTCCTCTTTAACTTCAGGCTTAGATTATTCCCAGGAAAGCTGAAATCAAAGTGGTCAGGGCCATTTGTGATTAAAGAAGTGAGACCTCATGGAGCAGTCGAATTGATGGACCCTACAGGAGACAACCGTGAGGGGAGATGGATAGTCATTGGACAACGTTTGAAAATCTATAATGCCGAACAATTGGAGAGGTTGACAAGCATTGACTACCTAAAGGACCCTTGA